A DNA window from Flavisolibacter ginsenosidimutans contains the following coding sequences:
- a CDS encoding enoyl-CoA hydratase-related protein, which produces MSSILFTIENAVAHITFNRPEKYNAFNREMALLLQEKLDACQSKDVRCVYITGSGKAFCSGQDLEEVVDPNGPKIEHIVGEHYNPIITRIRKLAKPVVAAVNGVAAGAGANIALACDIVVASQNASFIQAFSKIGLIPDSGGTFFLPRLIGWQKASALMMLGDKVSAEEAERMGMIYKFFPAETFEEEAKKIARTLATMPTKGLTFTKMLLDNSFKNSYEDQLEDEENFQQRAGSTKDYKEGVDAFLQKRRPNFIGE; this is translated from the coding sequence ATGTCTTCTATTCTCTTTACTATAGAAAATGCGGTGGCGCACATAACATTCAATCGCCCCGAAAAATACAACGCTTTCAACCGCGAAATGGCTTTGCTGTTGCAGGAAAAGCTGGATGCCTGTCAAAGCAAGGACGTTCGTTGCGTGTATATCACCGGCAGCGGAAAAGCCTTTTGCTCCGGACAGGATTTGGAAGAAGTTGTTGACCCCAATGGTCCGAAAATAGAGCACATCGTTGGCGAGCATTACAATCCGATCATTACACGCATTCGCAAATTAGCGAAGCCTGTAGTAGCTGCGGTGAACGGCGTAGCCGCCGGTGCGGGTGCAAACATTGCGCTGGCTTGCGATATTGTGGTTGCGTCGCAAAACGCTTCGTTTATTCAAGCCTTTTCAAAAATCGGTTTGATACCCGACAGCGGCGGAACGTTTTTCTTACCGCGTTTGATTGGCTGGCAAAAAGCATCAGCATTAATGATGTTGGGCGATAAAGTGAGCGCCGAAGAAGCCGAACGCATGGGCATGATCTATAAATTTTTTCCCGCCGAAACGTTCGAAGAAGAAGCAAAGAAAATTGCAAGAACCCTGGCAACAATGCCTACAAAAGGATTGACTTTTACAAAAATGCTGCTCGACAATTCTTTTAAAAACAGTTACGAAGATCAACTGGAAGACGAAGAAAACTTTCAGCAGCGAGCCGGCAGCACAAAAGATTACAAGGAAGGCGTCGACGCATTCTTACAGAAACGCAGACCAAATTTTATCGGAGAATAA
- the paaD gene encoding 1,2-phenylacetyl-CoA epoxidase subunit PaaD: MPAESEIWDLLQEVKDPEVPVLSVLDLGIVRDVKTEGEKISITITPTYSGCPAMDVISMDIRLKLIEKGYRNVSVKQQLSPAWTTDWMTEEGKQKLKAFGIAPPNPKQQFCTAEMFKEEAVQCPRCNSYHTEAVSQFGSTACKAVYRCLDCKETFDYFKCH; encoded by the coding sequence ATGCCTGCGGAAAGTGAAATTTGGGATTTGTTGCAAGAAGTCAAAGACCCTGAAGTTCCTGTTCTTTCCGTGCTTGATTTGGGTATCGTTCGCGACGTAAAAACCGAAGGCGAAAAAATAAGCATCACCATCACACCCACGTATTCGGGTTGTCCCGCAATGGATGTCATCAGCATGGACATTCGCTTAAAGCTGATTGAAAAAGGCTACCGCAACGTAAGCGTCAAACAACAACTTTCGCCGGCGTGGACAACGGACTGGATGACCGAGGAAGGCAAGCAAAAACTCAAAGCCTTTGGCATTGCGCCGCCCAATCCGAAACAGCAATTTTGCACGGCGGAAATGTTTAAAGAAGAAGCCGTGCAATGTCCGCGTTGCAATTCTTATCACACCGAAGCGGTCTCGCAATTTGGTTCAACGGCCTGCAAAGCCGTGTACCGTTGTCTCGATTGCAAAGAGACCTTCGATTATTTCAAATGCCATTAA
- a CDS encoding enoyl-CoA hydratase/isomerase family protein, which produces MAKDLVNGYVTPETHNGITTIEFFHPQSNSLPRRLLSDLAHEIHTAGLDKETKVIVLRSGGEKTFCSGASFDELAKIETKEKGYDFFSGFAGVINAMRKCPKLIIGRIHGKCVGGGVGLAASVDYAISVEGADIKLSELSIGIGPFVVGPAVQRKIGLSAFSQIAVDATMWRNADWARRKGLYAECHPSVESMDESIHRLSNTLAHSSPEAMSELKKTLWLGTEDWDSLLTHRAEVSGRLVLSNFTKEAIAKFKAKATT; this is translated from the coding sequence ATGGCTAAAGATTTAGTAAACGGTTACGTAACCCCGGAAACACACAACGGCATCACCACCATCGAATTTTTTCACCCGCAAAGCAATTCCCTGCCCCGCAGACTGCTCAGCGACCTGGCCCACGAAATTCACACGGCGGGTTTGGACAAAGAAACCAAAGTCATCGTGCTTCGCTCCGGCGGCGAAAAAACCTTTTGCTCTGGCGCTTCCTTTGACGAACTCGCAAAGATTGAAACCAAAGAAAAAGGCTATGATTTTTTCAGCGGCTTTGCAGGCGTTATTAACGCCATGCGCAAATGTCCCAAACTAATCATCGGCCGTATTCACGGCAAATGCGTTGGCGGCGGTGTTGGCTTGGCTGCATCCGTTGACTACGCCATTTCGGTTGAAGGCGCGGACATTAAGCTGAGCGAGTTGTCCATCGGCATCGGGCCTTTTGTTGTTGGGCCGGCCGTTCAACGCAAAATCGGCTTGTCGGCATTTTCTCAAATTGCAGTTGACGCTACCATGTGGCGCAATGCCGACTGGGCCCGCCGCAAAGGGCTTTATGCCGAATGCCATCCTTCGGTAGAAAGCATGGACGAAAGCATTCATCGTTTGTCAAATACCCTGGCACACTCAAGTCCGGAAGCCATGAGCGAATTGAAAAAAACCTTATGGTTGGGCACGGAAGACTGGGACTCCCTACTAACGCACCGCGCAGAAGTCAGCGGGCGTTTGGTTTTGAGCAATTTTACCAAAGAAGCCATTGCCAAGTTTAAAGCAAAAGCAACCACCTAA
- the paaI gene encoding hydroxyphenylacetyl-CoA thioesterase PaaI: MQQVKDELAKTVVGKMMRNDLFSQWLGIEVLEVRESYSKISMTLRNEMINGLGIVHGGIAFSLADSAFAFACNNRNNLSVALDTSITFTKATKPGDTLIAEAKELHNGRSTGLYHITVTNQNGEAVAHFKGTCFRTGKKLLDE, from the coding sequence ATGCAGCAGGTAAAAGATGAATTGGCAAAGACGGTAGTGGGCAAGATGATGCGGAACGATTTGTTCTCACAATGGCTTGGCATAGAAGTTTTGGAGGTTCGTGAAAGCTATTCAAAAATCAGCATGACGCTTCGCAACGAAATGATCAACGGCCTTGGCATTGTTCACGGCGGCATTGCCTTTTCGCTGGCCGACAGCGCCTTTGCTTTTGCCTGCAACAACCGCAACAATTTATCTGTCGCACTCGACACAAGCATCACCTTTACCAAAGCCACAAAGCCCGGCGATACCTTGATTGCCGAAGCCAAAGAACTGCACAACGGCCGCAGCACGGGCCTTTATCACATCACCGTTACCAACCAAAACGGCGAAGCGGTGGCGCACTTCAAAGGAACTTGTTTTCGCACCGGAAAAAAATTGCTTGACGAATGA